A portion of the Lolium rigidum isolate FL_2022 chromosome 1, APGP_CSIRO_Lrig_0.1, whole genome shotgun sequence genome contains these proteins:
- the LOC124683410 gene encoding uncharacterized protein LOC124683410: MFWDMAADSSMGMGLHQGGSSFHHHGMLSFQSNQDSAPAPAPAPPPAPAVFLPPPSAPASQGAPPYKFVTGSPSDWTEYELAIFEDGLVRYAREPTIMKYIKIAAMLRTRTIRDVAIRCQWAAGKESRRRKPDEFYAGKRTRDLKEKMVASTSKANFQMAPPNNLVPFSTPMHYPGQNSLVTNEVPVVDNATQHLLEENFQLLSQISANIKTFKLGENMDLFLRTNNNIRTISKRMSETPGIMGQMRPLPEPVNEDSLNSLLQLDRVVACYGDILHNSHIKDEARS, encoded by the exons ATGTTCTGGGACATGGCCGCCGATTCCAGCATGGGCATGGGCCTCCACCAGGGAGGCTCCTCCTTCCACCACCACGGCATGCTCTCCTTCCAGTCCAATCAAGATTcagctcccgctcccgctcccgcaccACCCCCTGCCCCTGCCGTCTTCCTCCCTCCCCCCAGCGCTCCCGCGTCCCAGGGGGCGCCACCGTACAAGTTCGTCACGGGATCGCCCTCCGATTGGACGGAGTACGAGCTCGCCATATTCGAGGACGGCCTCGTCAG GTATGCTCGTGAGCCCACCATTATGAAATACATCAAGATCGCTGCTATGCTGCGCACCAGGACTATCAGGGACGTCGCGATAAGATGCCAGTGGGCTGCT GGGaaggagagcaggaggaggaagcCTGACGAATTCTATGCAGGGAAAAGGACAAGGGACTTGAAG GAGAAAATGGTCGCTTCTACCTCGAAAGCTAATTTCCAAATGGCGCCTCCAAATAATTTAGTCCCCTTTTCGACGCCTATGCATTATCCAGGACAAAATAGCCTTGTTACGAATGAAG TCCCTGTTGTGGATAATGCAACTCAGCATCTTCTGGAGGAAAATTTCCAGTTACTCAGTCAGATCTCTGCAAATATTAAAACTTTCAAG CTGGGGGAGAATATGGATCTCTTTCTACGTACGAATAACAATATCAGAACAATTTCGAAAAG AATGAGTGAGACGCCTGGTATCATGGGTCAGATGCGTCCGTTGCCAGAACCAGTAAATGAAGACAGCCTAAATTCACTTCTTCAACTGGATAGAGTG GTTGCCTGTTATGGTGATATACTACATAACTCTCATATTAAAGACGAAGCACGAAGTTGA